DNA sequence from the Candidatus Obscuribacterales bacterium genome:
GCTTGCCGTTGCTGTCTCGCAAAAACCGTCCCCGACTAGTCAACCAGCGCAGGGTGCCATCGGCCCAACGAACGCGATATTCGGAGGTGTATTCATTATGGCTTTCGAAGGCTAGCTTTTCCGCCGCTTGCACCCGCTCCCGATCTTCAGGCACAAGATAGGTCAGGAAATCTTCATAGCTGCCGTGGAAGGTGCCCGGCTCTAGCCCAAAGATGCTTTCAACCTCCGGCGACCAGTTTTCTTCCCCGGTAAGAATGTTCCAATCCCAAACGCCCATACCAGCAGCGCTCAACGCCATACGCTGAAGGGCTTCGCTATGTTGCAAAGCCATATCTGCTTCGCGAGTTTTCATAAACTGCCCCATTTGGTTGGCTACGGCCTGGAGCACGTTCAAGGTGTCGGGGCTGGGCTGTCGAGAGCGATCGCCAAATAGAATCAGGACGCCCACCGTGCAGCCATCGACTACAATCGGCAGACCACAGGCCGATAGCAGATTGAGCGTTTGGGCGATCGCTTTCCGCTGAAACCCTGGATCAGTGATCACATCCGCCATCCAAACCGGTTGCTCCTGTTGCCACACCTGCCCCGGTAGCCCCTGACCTTGTTCAAAGGTGGTTTTCCAGGCTGGATCCGTCACCATGCTCATGCTTAGCTCCGTCGGAGCCCAGACGGCTGTGCGGCGTAACTGGGTATGGGAGGCATCCACCTGTAAGAGTTCACCAATGCGCCAACCTAGGGTTTCGCAGACGGTTTTTAAGACAGCAGGCCCTGCCGCTTCTAGGGTTAACGACTCGGCCAAAATCTGGGCGGTGCGATATTGCGTCTCTAAGCGCAGGGCCCCGCGTCGTTGGTCTTGGAGGTTATACATGAAGGCGATGAACGCGTAGACTAAGACCCCACCTACGGCGATCGCAAACCCTTTGACAATATAGGTTTTGTGGGTAAGGGGTTGAATTCTTTCCTCTAGACATTGCACTAGGGCTTGACTGGTCTGACTCCAAAGGCGATCGTTGGCCTCTAAAGCCTGGTGTAGAATGGCGGCACGGGAGGTGATTGTAGATTCCGATCCGCCGTCGATCTGCGCCTGGAGCATCGACAGGACTTGGGTGAGGGCAGCGGTGACCTCTTGGATGACTGGGCTCAAGCTGCTGTCGCGATCTGGATAGGAGCTGTGGGCAATGGCAATGGTTAGTCCAGCGGTGAGGGACTCTAGATTATCGCTTAAGATGCCGGAGAGCATGGCCAAGCGTTCTTGATCGGCAGAGGTCACCTGAGGATGGCGGGCGATCGCTTCCACGGTAGGCTGAATGTCTGCCAATAACCGCTGTAGGTCAGGAATGTTGAGCACCACCGCATCCATCAGGTAGTAGCTCTCTAGGTCTGAGTCGAGGATGAGGTTGGAAAAATTGCCCACATGCAGCATCAGGCCCTGAATCTGTCGCAGGAGGGGAGCGATCGCTTGGCTAGAACTTGGGGATGACTCTGACTCCGCCCTCCAGCCCTGGGAATAAGTTTGCCACGCTTGCTCTAGAGCCTTGGCCCGGTCAGAGACCTGAAAGACTGCACCATAGCTATGGTTGACGGCCTTGAGATCCGCGAAGTCTTGATCCAGTTGAGCGATGCGGGGAGAGGCTTGGGCGGTCTGTCCTTGGAGGCGATCGCTGTCCAGCAGGGGTAGGTGATAGAGCATCTGCTCTAGGGGCTGTAGGTAGGTGTTGCCGTGGAGTTCTCGGCGGCCAAACTCAATGCGGGTATCGACTTCCGCAACCAGTTGATACACGACCACCACAAAGGGCAGCAAAAAGATGAGCAGCAAACCTATGAGGTAAACATACTGATTCTGGCGCTGTGAACCAAGGCGAGCGGTGCGGGCCTCGCCATGCTGCAATGGTTCTCCCATTCCGAAGACTCCTATCAACCACTGAATACCGAACGTGTTGCCATAGATCTGGTGCTAACCACCCCGTTCCCTGATATATCCAGTGTGCCCTATGAATGCTCGATGGGCATCCCCATGCGCGGCGTCCTCTTGGCGGCTGGGCCGGGGACAAGCGATCGCTTGGATGGCAGGTCACCCACCTACTGCACCAGCGTTGGCTTACGCCCCACCGGCTGATTCCTGGACTGAATGCCAAGCAATCAGGGCATCGATCAATTCTGGTTTTTTGTCCCCAGTCTTGATCGGTAAACCCAATGTCTTAGCGCGAGTCTTAAGCTTCGAGTCAGCCATATCGATGTAGAGGTCTCGCAATATGGCTTTTTGTGGATTAGTCTATGGATCAGGCTAGTCCTCTGCGGAAGATCAGACGAGAGTTCCCTTCCACTACACCGGCGGCAGCTCTAGGGGAATGGCTCCCAAACTGCCTTTGCGAAAATCATTCAGCAACTGCCGTGCCGCCCGTTCGCGATCGCCCTGGTAACGCTCTATCCCCAAATTTTCTAGATAACTTTCCCCCGTCAAGCCCTGTACCTCGACGCCATAGCGGGTTTTGAGCACCTCTGGATTGGCCCCGCCCGCCCGGTCGGCCAAGTCCCACAGTAAGTCCACCAACGACGACGCCACCCGCTGATTGTCGTAGGAGGCGTCACCAATGTCATCACAAATAGCCAGCTTCAACGCTGCTTTCTGATCCGACAAGAGCGACGGCAGCACCCCCGGTGCATCCAGCAATTCCAGTTCTTCCGAAATCCGCACCCAGCGCAGTTGACGGGTCACCCCTGGCCGCCGCGCACTGGTAACAACGCGCTTATTCAGCAGACGGTTGATCAAGGCCGATTTACCCACATTGGGAAAGCCAATGGCCACCGCCCGCACCGGCCGAGGCAACATGCCGCGATCGCGTCGGCGTTGGTTCATGGCCGTACCCGCGACCTTGGCGGCCTGGGCCAGTTGGGCAATGCCTTTACCATGCTGGGCATTGGTGAAAATCGCCACCTGCCCCTGCTGCTCAAACCAAGTAGCCCACTGCTGCCGCACCTCCGAGGGAATCATATCTTCTCGGTTCATCACCAGTAGGGCCTCACGGCTGCCAATCCAGTTGGCAACGTTGGGGTGATGGGTGGATAGCGGAATCCGAGCGTCACGTACCTCCAGCACCACATCGACGCGCTTCAATTGTTCGGCCAGGGCCCGTTCGGCTTTGGCGATATGTCCGGGATACCATTGAATCGGTGGGGAACTCATGGGATTGTGTCACTCGAATAAAACAATGCGGGCAAGCCAGCATCTTGCATCTTGCCACAAGACCTGGGTGGAAAGCGATCGCGTCCCAAATGGCCGCTAGTCTCATCATGACAGCTTGTCTAGTCCGCTTGTGCAACTACAATCAGGCCTTGATACCTGGCTCTACCTTGGCTGCATCGTTCCATAGAGCCGTACTCAGGTAGCGTTCTCCTGCACTGGCAGCGATCGCGACGATGTGGGCCTGGGGCGATCGCTTTCCGACCTGCAGGGCCCCATAGACCACCGCCGCCGTGGAAATACCGGCCATGATCCCCTCTTGCTCAGCTAATTGACGACCCAGATCATAGGCTTGTTCATCGGTCACTTGCAGGATCTCGTCGATCAAATCCACCCGTAAAACATCGGGAATGAACCCGGCCCCAATGCCTTGGAGATCATGGCGACCGGCGGGTTGTCCGCTCAGGACGGCGCTGGCTGTAGGTTCTACGGCAACCATTTGAATCTCTGGCTTCTGACGTTTGAGGTAGCATCCGGCTCCCGTCAGCGTGCCGCCTGTGCCCACCCCGGTGACTAGGATATCGAGTTGTCCATCTGTATCCTGCCAGATCTCAGGGCCGGTAGTTTCGTAATGAATTTTGGGATTGGCAGGATTGCTAAACTGCTGGGGAGAAAAG
Encoded proteins:
- the cysK gene encoding cysteine synthase A, which gives rise to MKIYSDMTQVIGHTPLVKLQRLPATWHCDATIWVKLEGMNPTKSIKDRIAISMIREAEDSGLITPGRSTIVEATSGNTGIGLAMVCAAKGYRLVLTMPENMSRERQQIVRAYGAEIILTPAALDMAGAIARAHELLATIPHAFSPQQFSNPANPKIHYETTGPEIWQDTDGQLDILVTGVGTGGTLTGAGCYLKRQKPEIQMVAVEPTASAVLSGQPAGRHDLQGIGAGFIPDVLRVDLIDEILQVTDEQAYDLGRQLAEQEGIMAGISTAAVVYGALQVGKRSPQAHIVAIAASAGERYLSTALWNDAAKVEPGIKA
- the ylqF gene encoding ribosome biogenesis GTPase YlqF gives rise to the protein MSSPPIQWYPGHIAKAERALAEQLKRVDVVLEVRDARIPLSTHHPNVANWIGSREALLVMNREDMIPSEVRQQWATWFEQQGQVAIFTNAQHGKGIAQLAQAAKVAGTAMNQRRRDRGMLPRPVRAVAIGFPNVGKSALINRLLNKRVVTSARRPGVTRQLRWVRISEELELLDAPGVLPSLLSDQKAALKLAICDDIGDASYDNQRVASSLVDLLWDLADRAGGANPEVLKTRYGVEVQGLTGESYLENLGIERYQGDRERAARQLLNDFRKGSLGAIPLELPPV